In the genome of Lathyrus oleraceus cultivar Zhongwan6 chromosome 4, CAAS_Psat_ZW6_1.0, whole genome shotgun sequence, the window AAAAGTAACTTCTCTCCATCTCTCTCACACACTCTCTATGCCTTTTTTTTCAATTTCTCTTATCGTGTTTATTCGCTTACTTTAATCCACGATCACAAAACTTAGGGTTATGCTACAagtagattttgaaaatttggtttgaattAGCTTCCAAACAATCCTCTTCTAAATTGCATTTTCTTGTTATCATGTTGCAGAAATCATACGTTGAATATCCCAAGGATATACAAAAGCCACCACCACCAGAGGAGCTTAGAGAGATGGCGAGGGAGATAACTCGCAAAAGGAACAACCCCTGATGCTTCTTGTAGGTTGGTTGTGCTTTAGTGATTATGTACTAGTATCTATATCACTTTAAATGTGCCATTGTTATATATAATGTTCAATGACTTCTAAGCATTTTCAATAAAAGGTTTTTTTATCCTTATTTGCGAAACTCTTAAGTTGTAACATATTTTTACTTTCTTTCTGGGATGTTAGGGATTGATTCAGTGTTGTCAAATATTGGCCATGGCGGATATTGGTGGCACTTTTTTGGCTCTCTACCATGGCCAAGTTTGGGAAGGATGGTGCGCCCAATATATCAGATTTTTCACTCTCTTCCATGGTCTGCCATTGATAACACTGGATTGATTATAGACTTTGAACTGAATGAGGTTGATGTTGAGTTATGGTTACTATTGACTAATGTTGTCAAATAGCGGCCATAATGGATAACTATTTTTCTACGGTACACTATTAGTATAAAATATTTTCGAACAACAGCACTGTATTTGATCAAATTGCTATTTTCTATGATTGACAACATTGTTACCAACTTGAATTCTAAGCTTTTGCCTGGTTACTTTCCTGACATATAGATAATTTGGGATTACCGGTGAGCAAAGATAATAATTTATTGTTTCATTCAGTCTTTAAGGATTTGTGATATGAGTTTCTGTGAATGACAAAACTATTGCAGTTCATCTTCTTTATTTAAAAGGTTGTATATCTATATCTCTTCTTTATTAGTTGATATATCATATATGTTGTTATGGTATCAATTTTTTTAAGTCTattaaattgtttttttttttctattcttttttcCAACTTATTGTTTACCTAGCAATGGGAACACCTTTGTTATCTGCATGTTAGAATCGCAGTGGTTGCAACTTAGATGCAATATTCAGTTTGTTTTTGTTAGCTTGAATGATTCTCTTTTAGTCTCTATCCTTCCCTTCTTTCAGTTCAATGACATGTTCTCAAATTTTTATGCTTCCTAGAGGACTCCATGAGAGGAATTTGATTGCAGGGAAACGAGAAGCAattttttggtgttttggttTCAACTATCATACTCTGCATAATAGAAATGTGGTTTGAGTAAAAAACTCGAGACTACAAACCCCTTACCATGGTTGGATTGGAACTCATACCGATAGGTACAATTTTGGTTGTTTTAACTAGCCAGGTTGTGAGAACAGCTAATGCTGCAAAAGATGTTCTTATCGACAAAGAAAGTTTTAATATCCTTTCGAAACACCAGTCCTAAAGGAATTGCAGATTCAGGAACTGAATGAGTCACAAGCTGCAAGGGTTGCTCTGGAGTCTCTTGAATCAGATGTAAAACAAGCAAGTAATTTGGTCGAGGAGTACAGGAACAGCGGCCGCTTTTACTTACTTATGAAGTGTCGTTACATAGTCAAGGAAGTTGAACAAGTCATTAGGGATATCAGAAGGTCTCTAGCTGCATTGTCTCTTGCAAATACTGAAGTCATATCAAGAATTTCTGATCAAGTCAACAGACTACAGAGTGGGATGCAAAGGGCCGAGTTTGAGGCTTCACAATCTCAGCATGACATTTTTGATAAGTTGAACCATGGAATTAAGGAGCCAAACTTAGATCAAGCTTTTGTGAACGATATGCTCGAAGAGATGGCAAGGCCAGTCGGGGTGCTAGTGGAGCCTTCAGAGATCAGCAAAGAGATAGCAAGCATTAGGTGGGAAAAAGAAGAAGCTGCAAACAGGAAAGAAATAGCAGAAGTTATATTTTTAGAGCAGATCATTTTGCTACTCTCTCAAGCTAATACAACAAGTGATTTCGAAGAAGTTAAGAAGCAATATTTTCAAAGGGTTCAGGTAATAGAAAGATATGGTTCAAGGGAAAAATATATTCCGCCACTTAATTCTTTCCGTTGTTCGATAACTAAAGTTGTTATGGTAGATCGTGTCAGTCTTTGCACCGGTACTACATGTGAGAGATCTGCCATCGAAGTTTGGTTTGATGATGGCAATATGACTGACCCAAAAACGaaagaggttcttgaagatactACCTTAAGGTCGAACATTCGGTTAAGAGAATCCATAGTAGAGTGGAGAGAACTTAATTACTGCTTCAGAATAAAGTCTATCAGGGAAAACTTATTATCTAATTCTGGCTTATTATTGCATGAGTCCTTGAGTCAGATGCAGGCTCTCATAAAAGAGAATTAGATTAATAAGGATTGGATTTCTATAGGAGAACTTACTAATATTATCATCTCCATCCTTGGGAACTCTGATTCTATTGATGTCAAGATGAAGATCTTGATTATTTTGAAGGGTGTTGTTCAGGGGCATGCAAGAAACAAGGTAAACAatctttatttttcatttaagCTGAGCATAAATTTTTTACATATGTTGCACTGAGATGTAGACATTCTACAACTAGTTTTAAATTCGACATTTGCATAATATTTTACAGGAAAAAGTGGTTGAATCTCAAGGATGGCAATACATTATTTCCTGCTTACACAATGAATCTAGAGTAATAAAGGAAGCAGTTGATTTGCTCTATGAATTGCTTCAAGACTGTTCTGGTTGGAATAAAAGTTTCTGCAAAACACTTTATGAGCATCCCAGCACGGTTAATTATCTTATTACCATTCTAAACGGACCTGTCAGCGATTCAATTGAAACTGCAGAAAAGATTTTGACGGAGCTTTTTGAAACAGACGAGGAAAACATTTGCTTGCTGTTAAGATTGGCTGGTACAAAGCACTTGTTGACGCATGATTCAAGGTAGCAAGACATTCTTTTCCAGTTCGTCTTTGTTGCATTGATTCATGGGCAATGTTTATATAAATTCTTCTTTTCATGGTGTACGTAATTGCATATGGGAAGTCTTTTCTTTTAGTTTTTGTCTTATTGCTGTGTTATGCTCCAAATAAAACATTTGTGCCTTACTTTTCCTTATTTGATTTTTAAGGATCGAAGTCTTCAAGAATGTCAATGGCTAAAGCTATAATCAATTTCAATTTGGAAGAATCAAATTTAAAACTCCTTGGCGAGAAAGGAATTATACCTCCTTTGCTAGAAATGCTATCCGGAAGCATTGAATCGAAAGAATTGTCATTATCAGCATTGGTCAAACTAGCAGGAGTTCATGCCAATAAGGGAATTATTGCTGCATATGGAGGTGTCCCCATTATTCTAGATTTAATGTTCTCCCTTCGGACACGGGCGTTCATTAGCATTAAATGCTTTGAAATCCTTGAGAAGCTTTCTTCTTCTGATGGAATTGGTTTCTTTATTGACGGAGAAGGGACACAACTCGAGTTAGATAACATAATCACCAATTTGCTAGCTCTACAGCAGCTTCCTAACTCAGCTTAGTAATTCCATAAGCCTGCATTGTGTGCTCTTCTCGGAATTTGCAAGTTTGAGACAGGTTTAGTTAAGAAGGCGGTTTTGGCAGCGCACGGTGTATCACTAATTCTTCCCCTTCTTGATTACTCTGACTCAGAAATCAGGGAAACTACCATTACTCTTCTCTTTCTTTTCTCCCAACTTGAACCAGAAGGAGTTGTTGAGTACCTCTTCAGGCCTAGAAGACTTGAAGCTTTAGTCGGGTTTCTCGAGAATGACAAAAATAATGATGTACAAGTAGCTGCTACTGGTTTACTAGCTAACCTTCCTAAATCCGAACGAAAACTCACTATGCAATTAATTGAGTTAGGTGGCCTTGATGCAATTATAAACATTTTGAAAAACGGTACAATGGAAGCAAAAGAAAATGCTCTCAATGCACTCTTTAGGTTCACAGATCCCACAGATATCAAGTTACAACGCGATTTGGTTAGACGAGGAATATATCCGCTGTTAGTAAAATTCTTCAACACTGGTTCAATGACAGCAAAGGCAAGAGCAATAGCATTCATTGGTGATCTTTCCATGAGCACTCCAAAGCTCACAGTTGTTTCAAAATCATCATTTTTCCGGTGTTATCGATCATCACAAGCTCCTCTATGCTCGGCACACGGAAGTGTGTGCAATATGAATTCCATATTTTGTCTTTTGGAAGCAAATACATTACCTGGCTTGATTAAGCTGTTACAAGAGGAGGTTCATGCAACTGCTTATGAAGCCATACAGACACTTTCCACGTTGGTTATAAAAGACTTTCCTCAGAGAGGAGCTTGTGTTTTGCACGAATCGAATGCAATGAGACCCATATTGAAAATTTTAAACTGGGGAAATGATTCTCTCAAGGCAGAAGGTCTTGGACTCTTGGAGAAGGTGTTTGTCTCAAAGGAAATGGTTGAATCATATGGCTCAATGGCTAGATTGCGTCTATTCCATCTTACTGGCATGAATGTATACGGGGACGGCCACCTAAGGAGAAAAGTTGCCAGGGTACTGTCATTGCTGGAACGCTATTCAAGATCGTCATCACATTCAATCACCGGAGTTATGTTGAGTGAGAATCTACGCCTatgagtaagaagttaaaacaTAAGAGTGTATTTCATGTACTTGTTTAAAGTGAGAAGAAAAATGTTTTGCATTTTGTGATTAGATTTCCAAACATCTAAATCTATTAAGTGTTCTTTTTATTTTCTCTCTATTACTTTGAAGAGTTTTGAACTGTATATAAAATGATTTGACCCACCAAATATCACATTAtcataattatatttttaaaattttgataaTAGAAAAAGTGAAGGATAAAAGGGAACAAATTCACAAATTCTGAAACAAGAGTACAAGAAACctcaaataaaataaaacagaTACAAACAAAttagaaaaaaaagaaaatagagaGAAGTTCAAACAATTAATTCCTTTTGAATCTATAATAACCCTCTTTATTGCAATATGGGTGTTGcaatagaaaaagaaaagaacgAGTAGCAAAAATTTCTGGAAATTGCTTAGAACTCATGAGGAAGAAAAGCGACACAGTTCACACTCGCGCTTAACTACACGCGCCCCCTTTCtctttcactctctctctctaTACAAAACTTCTCTCTCTAGACTTTGTCTTCTTTTTGAATCTGTAAATCACATAATCAAGCTTCTTCTATCGTTGTTTTTTATTTCTCGCTGTCCCTCACATACACAACGCCCATATGGTTTGATCTGAATTTATTGCAACACCCATATGGTAATAAATTAGGTTGGCCTAGCCCGTTGAATTGAGAGATGTGTGATTTGATCTGAGTTATTAGCTGAGTTTGGGTGCGGAAGGAAAGGAAAGATGTCATCACTGGGAACTTCAAAGGGGATTCTAGAGATCGTCAAGTTTGAGGTTTACGTTACTGTACCCATCGTTCTTATGTACGTTTATGCTAGCAATACCGACAACACCCTCCACAAGTTCATCGGAAAAGTAACTTCTCTCCCTCTCTCACACACACTCTCTGTGCCTTTTTTTCAATTTCTCTTATCGTGTTTATTCGCTTACTTTAATCCACCATCACAAAATTTAAGGTTATGCTACAAGTAGATTTTGAAAAGTTGGTTTGAATTAGCTTTCAAACAATCCTCTTCTAAATTGTATTTTCTTGTTATCACGTTGCAGAAGTCATACGTTGAATATCCCAAGGATACACAAAAGCCACCACCACCAGAGGAGCTTAGACAGATGGCGCGGGAGATAGCTCGCAAAAGGAACAACTCCTGATGCTTCTTGTGGGTTGGTTGTGCTTTAGTGGTTATGTACTAGTATCTGTATCACTTTAAATGTGCCATTGCTATGTATAATGTTCAATCACTTCTAAACATTTTCAATAAAAGGTTTTTCTATCCTTATTTGCGAAACTCTTAAGTTGTAACATATTTTTACTTTCTTTCTAGTGTTAATCATATTTTTAATCCCAATATATGTAATAATAATGATTTTATAATTCTTTTTATATATCTTAATACTCTCTTTTGAATATGAATTTCACAACCGACAACAAAGATGGAATTCAAACTAGTGTGAATTAATTTTTTTCCTGTATACTTGTTCACTTTCAAGAAGCttcatcaacaaaactttgaaGTGGGTCAAAAAAATTTGGACTAGTTTTTTGTTTGATATGAGTATTCAATACGGTTTGGTAATAGTAATAGTAAATGTTTGTAATGGACACCGTGTGAACTACGAATATTTGCTTCTTTCAATTGTTTCTGTTGTTTTATGAAATTTTCTGCAATGAAAGGAACATATTATGATTAAGTAAATGAGTCAACGTTTGCAATTTCATTATCACGCCAAAAATCAATTCTTCATTGCATGAAGTCATGGActgtttatatatatatatatatatatatgagaaaATGTGTGAGAATTCTTGGGCAAAG includes:
- the LOC127075886 gene encoding uncharacterized protein LOC127075886 codes for the protein MSSLGTSKGILEIVKFEVYVTVPIVLMYVYASNTDNTLHKFIGKKSYVEYPKDTQKPPPPEELRQMAREIARKRNNS